The stretch of DNA TTACCTGAAGTGAATAATTTCATACAAGAAAAAGGATTTGATAAATCTTATGGAGCTAGACCTTTAAAAAGAGTAATAGAAAAATTTATTAAAAATCCAATATCAGAATGCATAATAAACGAAAAGATAAAAAAAGGAGATACTATTACCTTAGAAATAGATAAAAAAGAAAATAATGTTAAAGTTAGAATATAAAAAACAAAAGAAAGCTTTAATCATTAGAAAAATATTAGATAGTTTGTATCCAAACCCAAAAAGTTCTCTCTATCATATTAACGAGTATACATTATTAATAGCTATTATACTAAGTGCTAAAAGTAGAGAGAATAAAGTGAATGAAGTTACAGATTATTTATTTAAAATTATAAAAAAACCTAAAGATTTTATTATGACTCCTACTGTAATAATAAAAAAATATTTAAGAAATATAGGATTATATAATAGAAAATATAATCATATTTATAATTTATCTAATATTTTATTGAAAGAATATAAAGGAATAATTCCTAAAAATATTTACCAATTAGAATCTTTACCTGGAGTTGGACATAAAACAGCATCTGTTTTTTTATCTCATGTATCAGAAATACCAGTTTTTCCAGTAGATACTCATATTCATAGAATGATGTTCCGTTGGAAATTAAGTGATGGAAAAAATGTTAAAAAAACAGAAAAAGATGCTAAATCTATATTCAAAAAAATATACTGGAAAAAATTACATTTTCAAATAATTAACTATGGTAGAGAATATTCTCCATCTATAAATTGGAATAAAAATACAGACATAATATATAAAAAATTGCTAATAAATAATCTTTTATAAAGTATAAAGTTAAAATGGTAAATCATCAAAATCATCAGAGGACATTGATGGTAATGAAGATTTTTTTGAAGTTTGAGTATGATTTATTTCTTCAATTTTCCATCCCTGAATAGAATTAAAATATTTTATGTTCCCTTCAGGATTTTTCCATTCTCTTCCACGAAGATTAATATAAACCTTTATTTTATCATTAAGCTTTATGTTTTCTAGTAAATCTACTTTTTCTTGAATAAATTCGATCAATAAATTTTGAGGATATGGTTCTTCTGTTGTGACAACTATTTCTCTTTTTTTAAAACCACTATCAAAATTCTGAATTTCGAATAACTTTTTAACTTTTCCTATTATTTCCATGAAATATGAAATTTTTATTTATTTTTTTTCTTTTTGATATTTTCCCCTATTTGATTAGATATATTAAATGAAGTTATCATATTATTTAACATTTCACTAGCTGCACCTGGTGAATTAGGTAATAAAATTAAATTGGAATTACCAGATTCCCCTATAGATTGAAGAGTATCATAATGTTGAGTTACTACAATTAAAGCAGACGCTTCTTGAGAATTTATCCCAACATTATTCAAAACCTCTACAGATTCTAAAATACCTCTAGCTATTTCTCTTCGTTGATCTGCAGTTCCTTTCCCTTGTAATTTTTTACTTTCCGCTTCTGCTTTTGCTTTAGCTACTATTTTAATTCTTTCAGCTTCCGCTTTATATTCTGCAGCAACTTTTTCTCTTTCAGCTGTATTAATTCTATTCATAGCTTGTTTTACCTGTTCATCTGGATCAATATCAGTAACTAAAGCTTTAATTATAGAATATCCATAATTTAGCATCGCACCTTTTAACTCTCCCTTTACGGCAAGAGCAATATGGTCTTTTCTTTCAAAAACATCATCTAAGCGCATTTTTGGAACTTCAGCTCTAACTACATCAAATATGTAAGATTTAATTTGAGCATGAGAATTATCTAATTTATAAAAAGCTTCATATACTTTCTCTTGAATTACTTTAAACTGTACCGATATTTTAACTTTTACAAAAACGTTATCTTTAGTCTTTGTATCCACTACAACATCTAACTGTTGTATTTTCAATGTAAGTTTTCCCGCAATATTATCTATAACAGGAATCTTAAAATTTAAACCAGCATAACGTATGCTATGAAATTT from Blattabacterium cuenoti encodes:
- a CDS encoding SPFH domain-containing protein, giving the protein MSIFILLFYGTLVILILSIFSSFIFTVSQETSAIIERMGKFHSIRYAGLNFKIPVIDNIAGKLTLKIQQLDVVVDTKTKDNVFVKVKISVQFKVIQEKVYEAFYKLDNSHAQIKSYIFDVVRAEVPKMRLDDVFERKDHIALAVKGELKGAMLNYGYSIIKALVTDIDPDEQVKQAMNRINTAEREKVAAEYKAEAERIKIVAKAKAEAESKKLQGKGTADQRREIARGILESVEVLNNVGINSQEASALIVVTQHYDTLQSIGESGNSNLILLPNSPGAASEMLNNMITSFNISNQIGENIKKKKNK
- a CDS encoding DUF3127 domain-containing protein, which encodes MEIIGKVKKLFEIQNFDSGFKKREIVVTTEEPYPQNLLIEFIQEKVDLLENIKLNDKIKVYINLRGREWKNPEGNIKYFNSIQGWKIEEINHTQTSKKSSLPSMSSDDFDDLPF
- a CDS encoding endonuclease III domain-containing protein — protein: MLKLEYKKQKKALIIRKILDSLYPNPKSSLYHINEYTLLIAIILSAKSRENKVNEVTDYLFKIIKKPKDFIMTPTVIIKKYLRNIGLYNRKYNHIYNLSNILLKEYKGIIPKNIYQLESLPGVGHKTASVFLSHVSEIPVFPVDTHIHRMMFRWKLSDGKNVKKTEKDAKSIFKKIYWKKLHFQIINYGREYSPSINWNKNTDIIYKKLLINNLL